The Polyangium aurulentum genomic interval ACGAGACCGACATCCGCATCCCCTTGCCGCGCGAGGTCGAGCCCGGGCAGTCGATCACGATCGAGGTCGCGTGGGACGCGAAGCTGCCCTCGGTCACGCTGCGCACGGGCTACGAGGGCAGCTTCCACATGGTGGCGCAGTGGTTCCCGAAGCTCGCGCGGCTCGAGCCCGACGGGCGCTGGGCGCACTTCCCCTTCCACCGCTTCTCGGAGTTCTACGCGGACTTCGGCACCTACGACGTGACCATCGACGCGCCCGAGCGCTTCATCATCGGCGCCACGGGCAGGCTCGATCGCGAGACGGTCTCGAACGGGCGCGTCGAGCAGCGCTACGTGCAGGAAGACATCCACGACTTCGCCTTCACCGCGTGGGATCGGTTCCGCGAGGTCACCGCCGCGACGGCCGACGGCGTGGCGCTGCGCTGCCTCTATCCGCCCGGCTACGATCGCGACGCCACCATCGAGCTCGACGCGGCGCGCTTCGGGCTCGGGCACTTCGGCGCGGCGTACGGGCGCTATCCGTACAGCACGCTCACCATCGTGCACCCGCCGCGCGGCGCCGAGGAGGCGGGCGGCATGGAGTACCCGACGCTCATCACCACGGGCGGCGAGTGGTTCATGCCCGAGACCGGCGCGCGCTCGGTCGAGCTCGTGACCCTCCACGAGCTCGGTCATCAGTGGTTTTACGGGCTCGTCGCCTCGAACGAGCACGCGTCTCCCTTCCTCGACGAGGGCTTCAACTCGTACGCCGAGGCCGACGCCGCGGAGGCGCGCTGGCCGGGCACGTCGGCGGCGCGCCTGTGGGGCGGGACGGGGATCTCGGTGCACGCCACCAACCGCGCCGGCGCCGCCGAGGCCGAGCACAACGAGGCCGTCGCGCAGTCCGCGGCGGGCTTCGCGAGCGGCTCCGACTACGGCGCGCTCGTCTACATGCGCACCGCGACGGTCCTGCACACGCTCGGCAACGTCTACGGCAAGGACCGCGTGCGCGACGCGATCGGCCAGTACACGCGCCGCTATCGCTTCCGCCACCCGGGCCCCGAGGAGATGCTCGGCGCGATGGGCGAATCGCTCGGCCCCGAGGCGGTCGAGATTCTGCGCGATGCCCTGTTCCAGCGCGGCTGGGTCGACTACGCGATCGCCGAGGTGACCTCGTCGCGCGACGAGAAGCCCGCCGGCATCTTCGGCGATCCGGACAAACCCGGCGAGGCGCCCGCTGCGAAGGCGCCGGACGGCTACACGGGCCGCGTGCTCGTGCGCCGTCGCGGCACGCTCCGCTTCCCCGTCGACATCGATCTCGTCCGCAAGGACGGCACCTCCGAGCGCGTGCGCTGGGACGGGGAGGGGAGCACGCACGAGATCACCTACGCGGGCCCTTCTCCGCTCGTCGCTGCCATCGTGGATCCCGAGCACCGCATCATGCTCGACGACGATCTGCTCAACAACGCGTCGCGACCCACGCTCGAACGGTCCGTGCTCGGCCGTCGCGTGCTCGAGCGGGGCGTCTTCGCCGCCCAGGTGGCGCTGCACTTTCTGGCCCCATGATCGTGCCCGCACCCGGACCGAGCGGCATCGAGGCCCACCCCGTCGCGCGCAAGCGGCCCGGGGTCGTGATGCTCTATTACGCTTATCGGCTCGCCGTCGCGCTCCTCGTCGCGGGGCCCTTCGCGCTCCTGCTGGGGCGCGCCGTGAGCGGATATCCCCGCGGCGACGCGCTGCTCTTCGATCCGGGGGGCCTTTTGTTCGTCGAGGCGCTGCGCCAGACGCGCGAGGCCTTGCCGCCGCTCGCCGCAGGGACCGTCGCGCTTCTTCTCCTCGCGGCGTTCGTGGGCCTTCTGCCGCTCGCGGCGCTGATCGCCGCGCTCGGCGAGCGAGGGCGCGTGACGGCGGGCTTCCTCGGCGAGCGCGCGCTCCGGCCCGTGGGCACCTTCGCGCTCCTCCTCGGCGCGGCGATGGGCGTGCAGGTGGTCGTCTCGATCATCGTCGTGGCCGTGACGGGCGCCCTGTCGCGGCGGCCGGGCCTCGACGATCGCGCGTTCGATCAGGTGTGGCTCGGCGGCGCGGCGGTGGGCTTCGTCCTCGTGCTCGCGGTCGGCGTCTTTCACGACCTCGCGCGCGTGGCGGCGGTCCGCGGGGATCTCGGCCTGCGCGACGCGATCCTGTGCGCGCTCGACGCCGCGCGCCGCGCCCCTGGACGCATCGCTTCCGCGTGGCTGTGGCGCTCGGCGCTCGCCGCCTTCGCGCTCGGCGCGGCTGTCGTGATCGGCTCGCGCATCGGCGTCCATCTTCCCGGCAGGCTCGTCGCCAGCGCGCTCGTGCACCAGCTCGGCGTCCTCGGGGCCGTCTTCCTGCGCGCCTCGTGGCTCGCCTACGCGATTCATCAGGTCGACGTGACCCTCGCCCGCGACGCCTACGAGCCCACCTACGCCCCGGAGCGCGAGCCCACGCCCTTGCCCCCGCCCGCAGACGAGACGGCCGCCCCCGAGGTCCTCCCGGCCGAGCCGATCGAGCCCGCGCCTGCCGCGCCCGACGAGCCCGCGCCTGCCGCGCCCGACGTCACCCCCCCGGCGGAGGAGGCGCCGAGCGAGGGGAACGAAAAACCGCAACGAGGGGAAACGTAGACGCTTGACTTGTCCAACGGCTCGCGTAACGTATGCGGCCCGCGGCGCAGAGAACGGCCTGCCGCGACCGCCCAGGTAGCTCAGTTGGTAGAGCAGCGGATTGAAAATCCGCGTGTGGTTGGTTCGATTCCGACCCTGGGCACTACATTCCAATGCACGAAAGCCGGCGTGAGTATGTCCGCCGGCGCTCGTGGTAAGTCCATTGTGCAGCCTGCTCGCTCATGAGCCATCATGAGTAGGCCGGGCAGTCATGCCCCTTTTTCCAGGGGCGACCCGGCGTGAACTGGCATTTGCTTGGCGCTTCGACGCGCCGGAAGAGGCAACACGATGGGCATGCGCACGTGGAGCATCGGTCTCGCAGCAGCGGCGATCGCCGCCGTCGCGGCGATGGGAGCAGGCTGCGGCTCGAGCGGGAGCTCGTCGACCGGCAATCTCGCCGCGGGCGGCAGCGGCGCCTCCGGTGGGGGCGGCGGTAACGGAGGCACGGGCGGCGAGGGCGGCTCGATCTTCACCGGCGGC includes:
- a CDS encoding M1 family metallopeptidase yields the protein MTSRTGRSVSRSRALSALSVLGGFGVAFAAAMTLVQSASSPALGQAPPPAATVVPPRPADPVAASGSDFGLARHADPVASYTLRASLDPVAHRVHGEGTIVWRNASRVPQRELYLHLYLNAFKNERTIYLRKNARGFRGGAAIADHGWTRVSKLRVPAWDADLWASADKHTPGDPEDETDIRIPLPREVEPGQSITIEVAWDAKLPSVTLRTGYEGSFHMVAQWFPKLARLEPDGRWAHFPFHRFSEFYADFGTYDVTIDAPERFIIGATGRLDRETVSNGRVEQRYVQEDIHDFAFTAWDRFREVTAATADGVALRCLYPPGYDRDATIELDAARFGLGHFGAAYGRYPYSTLTIVHPPRGAEEAGGMEYPTLITTGGEWFMPETGARSVELVTLHELGHQWFYGLVASNEHASPFLDEGFNSYAEADAAEARWPGTSAARLWGGTGISVHATNRAGAAEAEHNEAVAQSAAGFASGSDYGALVYMRTATVLHTLGNVYGKDRVRDAIGQYTRRYRFRHPGPEEMLGAMGESLGPEAVEILRDALFQRGWVDYAIAEVTSSRDEKPAGIFGDPDKPGEAPAAKAPDGYTGRVLVRRRGTLRFPVDIDLVRKDGTSERVRWDGEGSTHEITYAGPSPLVAAIVDPEHRIMLDDDLLNNASRPTLERSVLGRRVLERGVFAAQVALHFLAP